The genomic interval GGCCAGAGATGCCAAAGGGAAAAAACTTTTCCTGCATGTGGAGCGCGATCGATTCCCCAAAGATGAGGGTGCGAATCTGGTTCTGACCATCGACAGCCGAATGCAGAACCTCGTGGAAACTCATCTGAGGGAGGCGGTGCTGGATAAAGGTGCGAAAGGCGGTATCGCGATTGTTATGGATCCGAAAACGGGCGAGATCCTGGCCATGGCCAATGAGAAAGGATTCAATCCCAACAACATCAAAGGGCTGAAGCCGGATTTGTGGCAAAACCGGGCGATCACGGAATCCTTTGATCCCGGTTCAACCTTTAAACCTTTTCTTGTTGCCGCCGCCCTGGAAGAAAAACTGGTCAGCGAGTCAGACATGTTTTATTGCGAAAACGGACAGTATGCTGTTGCCAACCGTGTGATTCGTGAAGCCAACCGGAAGCGCCACGGTTATTTGGCCGTTCGCGATATCCTGAAGTATTCGAGTAATATCGGTTCTGCAAAGATTGCGGAAAAACTCGGCAGTGAAAAATTTTATGCCTACATTAAAAATTTTGGTTTTGGATCCAGAACGGGAATCGATTTGTCCGGTGAGGCAGCCGGGTTGTTGAGGCCCGCGAAGAGCTGGACCAGGGTGGATACGGCAAACATCGGTTTCGGTCAGGGTATTTCGGTTACGGCCATTCAGCTGATTACCGCCATGTCTGCAATTGCCAATGATGGCGTTTT from Deltaproteobacteria bacterium HGW-Deltaproteobacteria-6 carries:
- a CDS encoding penicillin-binding protein, which translates into the protein ARDAKGKKLFLHVERDRFPKDEGANLVLTIDSRMQNLVETHLREAVLDKGAKGGIAIVMDPKTGEILAMANEKGFNPNNIKGLKPDLWQNRAITESFDPGSTFKPFLVAAALEEKLVSESDMFYCENGQYAVANRVIREANRKRHGYLAVRDILKYSSNIGSAKIAEKLGSEKFYAYIKNFGFGSRTGIDLSGEAAGLLRPAKSWTRVDTANIGFGQGISVTAIQLITAMSAIANDGVLMRPRIVRGLTDKNNNPIKMYAPEMVRRVVSPETAKRMSVMLTQVVGAEDGTGKRAHIVNVAVAGKTGTAQKFDFARGVYSSERVRTSFIGFFPSENPQVVIVVILDEPQRDKWGGVAAAPVFKNISEQILNCYKTNIRKTPEFEPQETQNLQLVTADSSLIDDVIEDPLDDESRMPDFKGLTIREALKLAKTRSIDLHVSGSGWAVQQVPSAGSILGNERVCKIEFTMNN